Part of the Mycoplasmopsis columboralis genome, TGGAAGACCTATTTTAGGATTTAAACCAGCTATTGAAAAACTCAGAGAGCAATTCCCGCTTGAAAAATTAAATTCCGCTCCACTGAATACTCAAGAAACAAAAGACTTTGTTGACTTATTTGGAGACATTTTGCTAACTGAGCGAATTGTTAAAACTTTTGATGAGTTTTACACTCGTGAAAATTATATTTTCCAAGATCGTGAACGTCAAGATTATCAAAGTTGATATCTACAAATTCGTGATGAACACACTAAAAAATCTAAAACCGATCTCAAAGAAGTACCTGATGATTTAACTTTCCATGTAGAGTTAATTAAAACCACCGAATACGATTGAGAATTAATTGTAAAAATAGCTTTTGAAGATGTTAAAAAACATGTTGAAAACGAAAATAACTCTAAATTTGCTGGTAAAGAAACTATTCAAGATATTAAAGATAAACTTAAAATCACCTTGAAAGCTCAAGATAAGTGAAGAAATAACATTGATATTGTGGATGAATTCATTGATTTAATTTATACTCGTCTTAAAGATAAAAAAGTATCAAGCGATGATGATATTAACTTAGAATGAAACAAATTTGTTAGAGATAAAATTGCCAAAAACATTGACGAAATCATCACGACTCTTAATTTACGTGATGATGAAAAAACACGTAAATACATCTACGCTTGCTTAGAAAAAGGTGATGTTAAAGATTATGGAACTGAATTTATAGGAATGATTAATTCTGACCTTTGAAATATCAAACCTAAATCTAAAAAACTTTCTGAAGTGTTAAATAATCTAGTCAAAAAATTCAAAGGTATTTATTAATACCTGCAAGAAAGGAAAAATATGGATAAAAAAAGAGAAACAGAACGTGCTGAATTGCACAAAAGCATTTGAAAAATTGCTGAAGATTTAAGAGGAAGTGTTGATGGATGAGATTTTAAAACTTATGTGTTAGGTTTTATGTTTTATCGTTACATTTCAGAAAACATCACTAATTGAGTTAACCAAAAACAACACGAATCTGGAGAAGAAGGTTTTGATTACAAAAAATTAGATGATTCAAAAATTGATGATAATGTAGTAGAAGCAATTGTTACTGGAATTGGGTATTTTATTAAACCATCAGAACTTTTTGCTAACATGCGTTTAAACGCTCCGCAAAACAAAGATTTAAACACTGATTTACAAAGAGTGTTTAATGACATTGAAAAATCAACTACCGGAACTCAAAGTGAAGGTGATTTTGCTGGTCTTTTTAATGATTTGGATTTTGATAGTAATAAGTTAGGTAAAAGTGTCGAAGAAAGAAACAAAAACTTAGTTAAGTTACTTGAAAGCATTGGAGATATTAATTTAGGAGATTTTCAAGATAGTTCGGTTGATGTTTTTGGAGATGCGTATGAATTCTTAATGAACATGTATGCTTCTAGTGCTGGTAAAAGTGGTGGAGAATTCTTTACACCTCCTGAAGTATCTGAACTTTTAACTAAAATTGCCATTAACAACAAAAAAGAAGTTAACAAAGTATATGACCCAACTTGTGGTTCAGGTTCACTTTTACTTAAAACCATTAAATACTTAGGTAAAGATAACATTAAAGATGGGTTTTATGGTCAAGAAAAAAACATCACTACTTTTAACTTATGTAGAATGAATATGTTCTTACACAACATTAGCTATGATAAGTTCAAAATTAAAAATGGTGACACTTTGCTTGAACCAATGCATTTAGAAGAACAACCTTTTGACGTGATTGTATCTAATCCTCCATACTCATTAAAATGAGAAGGAGATTCAAACCCTACATTAATTCAAGATGAAAGATTTACTCCAGCTGGAGTGCTTGCTCCTAAATCTAAAGCTGACTTTGCCTTTGTGATGCACTCATTACATCACTTAGCTGAAAATGGAGTAGCTGCTATTGTTTGTTTCCCAGGAATTTTCTATCGTTCAGGAGCTGAACAAAAAATTAGAAAATACTTAGTTGATAATAACTTCATTGATGCGTTAATTCAACTTCCTGATAATTTATTCTATGGAACTTCTATTGCTACAACTATTTTAGTGCTTAAGAAAAATAGAAAAACTAATGATATTTTATTCATTGACGCAACAAATGAATACATTAAAGCTGGTAAAGGAAATAAATTATCTGCTGATAATATTGAAAAATTATCAAATGTTTACTTTGAAAGAAAAGATGTTGATCATTTAGCTAAAGTTGTAAGCTACGAACAAATTAAAGAAAATGACTATAAATTATCAGTATCTTCATATGTTGAAAAAGAAGATACAACTGAAGTTATTGATATTAAAGAATTAAATGCCAAAATTAAAGAAATCACTGCAAGACAAGATGAATTAAGAAAAGAAATTGACAGAATCATTGCAGAGATTGAAAAAGACGAAATTTAATATGGATTCAAGTGTAAAAGTTTATAAATTAAAAGACTTATTAATAGATAATTTTTGATTAATGCCATCAACACCTAAATTTGTTGAAAAAGGAGTTAAATATATTACTTCTAAAAACATTAAAAATAATAAAATCTATTTTGATAATGTTAAATGTATTGAAGAAAAAGAATTTATCTCTATTTCAAAAAATAGAAAGCTCCAAATTAATGATTTTCTTGTAACTATGATCGGTACGGTAGGAGAAATAGCAAGAATTGAAAACGAACCAGATTTTTATGGTCAGAATATT contains:
- a CDS encoding type I restriction-modification system subunit M, whose translation is MDKKRETERAELHKSIWKIAEDLRGSVDGWDFKTYVLGFMFYRYISENITNWVNQKQHESGEEGFDYKKLDDSKIDDNVVEAIVTGIGYFIKPSELFANMRLNAPQNKDLNTDLQRVFNDIEKSTTGTQSEGDFAGLFNDLDFDSNKLGKSVEERNKNLVKLLESIGDINLGDFQDSSVDVFGDAYEFLMNMYASSAGKSGGEFFTPPEVSELLTKIAINNKKEVNKVYDPTCGSGSLLLKTIKYLGKDNIKDGFYGQEKNITTFNLCRMNMFLHNISYDKFKIKNGDTLLEPMHLEEQPFDVIVSNPPYSLKWEGDSNPTLIQDERFTPAGVLAPKSKADFAFVMHSLHHLAENGVAAIVCFPGIFYRSGAEQKIRKYLVDNNFIDALIQLPDNLFYGTSIATTILVLKKNRKTNDILFIDATNEYIKAGKGNKLSADNIEKLSNVYFERKDVDHLAKVVSYEQIKENDYKLSVSSYVEKEDTTEVIDIKELNAKIKEITARQDELRKEIDRIIAEIEKDEI